The Cellulomonas sp. P24 genome contains a region encoding:
- a CDS encoding flavodoxin domain-containing protein yields MRVLVAVASRHGGTQEIGEVIADVLRGAGHDVDEVEPGDVALIDPYDAVVLGSAVYNGRWLPEARELAQRAATPLSRRPVWLLSSGLAATLPASVAKSSTEMRDLGERIAARGHRKFAGRLNRSVLSFAERTIIAAARGRDGDYRDLDAVRDWARTIVAELEDATAEQHRLPLP; encoded by the coding sequence GTGCGGGTGCTGGTGGCAGTGGCCTCACGGCACGGTGGCACCCAGGAGATCGGCGAGGTCATTGCCGACGTGCTGAGGGGAGCCGGGCACGACGTCGACGAGGTCGAGCCTGGAGACGTTGCCCTGATCGACCCGTACGACGCGGTCGTCCTCGGCTCCGCGGTGTACAACGGGCGCTGGCTGCCCGAGGCGCGGGAGCTCGCTCAACGGGCTGCGACGCCCCTCTCCCGGCGCCCGGTCTGGTTGCTGTCCTCCGGTCTGGCTGCCACGCTGCCTGCCTCGGTTGCGAAGTCCTCGACGGAGATGCGCGACCTGGGGGAGCGCATTGCCGCCCGCGGGCACCGGAAGTTCGCGGGCCGGCTCAACCGCAGCGTGCTGTCGTTCGCCGAGCGGACGATCATCGCCGCGGCACGCGGTCGTGACGGCGACTACCGGGACCTCGACGCGGTCCGGGACTGGGCGCGCACGATCGTCGCCGAGCTCGAGGACGCCACGGCGGAGCAGCACCGCCTGCCGCTGCCGTGA